The following proteins are encoded in a genomic region of Periophthalmus magnuspinnatus isolate fPerMag1 chromosome 21, fPerMag1.2.pri, whole genome shotgun sequence:
- the LOC117389709 gene encoding vang-like protein 1, with amino-acid sequence MDTESTHSGYSSRSGRSNRHTDRSRERHKASSSKDSSRSERSVVLNPPDSPSQESPVHNGEPLPGEPAPAADHGDDAQDDNWGETTTAVTGTSELSVSQEEVVGLGKEIQDRTQNVRRYLPVALGVFVGLLVAATPLVFLLLPALLWPDRLQACGSACEGLFLSISFKLLILLLAIWALFLRPGRASLPRVDVYRAFLTTLTLLLTMSYWLFYGVRILDAQDEDYHGIVQFAVSLVDSQLFVHYLAVVLLELRHLQPCYSVCVMRSTDGETHYYNIGQLSIQRAALSILEYYYRDFPVHNPALLTASKQRSAKHLAGLKVYNVDAPGNAAGAQPGNGNQSRPMGAAASKRKDSAHNELYYEEADYERRVRKRRARLVVAVEEAFTHVRRMKKEDEQATPSDIMDVREAALAVFPSLARALQKYLRTTRRQHCHSMESIQKHLSFCLVNNMSPKAFLETYLSPGPTLQYGRERWMADQWTLVSEASVTTGLKQGTEFLLKCLDFSLAVTVKGIPYIRLTEEYVDPKSHKFLLLLQSETSV; translated from the exons ATGGACACAGAGTCCACTCACTCAGGCTACTCTAGCCGCTCGGGCAGGTCCAACCGGCACAC AGATCGAAGCCGTGAACGACACAAGGCCAGCAGCAGTAAAGACAGCAGTCGTTCAGAGCGGTCGGTGGTCTTAAACCCCCCTGACAGTCCATCTCAGGAGTCTCCTGTCCACAATGGAGAGCCCCTGCCCGGAGAGCCCGCTCCAGCGGCTGATCACGGGGACGACGCACAG GATGATAACTGGGGAGAAACCACGACCGCTGTGACTGGGACATCAGAGCTGAGTGTGTcccaggaggaggtggtgggttTGGGGAAGGAGATCCAGGACCGCACCCAGAACGTGCGGAGGTACCTGCCCGTTGCTCTGGGCGTGTTTGTGGGCTTACTGGTGGCTGCCACACCTTTAGTGTTTCTGCTGCTGCCGGCTCTGTTATGGCCAGACCGACTGCAGGCGTGTGGGTCCGCCTGTGAGGGTctatttctctccatctctttcaaGCTCCTGATTCTCCTGTTGGCTATCTGGGCTCTGTTCCTCCGACCGGGCAGGGCCAGCCTCCCCAGAGTGGACGTATATCGTGCCTTTCTCACCACACTCACTCTACTGCTCACTATGTCCTACTGGCTCTTCTATGGCGTTCGCATTCTTGATGCTCAG GATGAGGACTATCATGGTATTGTCCAGTTTGCAGTGTCTCTTGTGGACTCCCAGCTCTTTGTCCACTATCTGGCTGTAGTTTTACTGGAGCTGCGTCATCTTCAACCCtgttacagtgtgtgtgtgatgcgCTCAACTGACGGAGAAACTCACTATTACAACATCGGTCAACTCAG CATTCAAAGAGCAGCCCTCTCCATTTTGGAGTATTACTACAGAGACTTCCCGGTGCATAACCCTGCCCTCCTCACTGCCTCCAAGCAGCGTTCAGCTAAGCACTTAGCCGGGCTAAAGGTCTACAATGTGGATG CTCCAGGGAACGCAGCGGGGGCGCAGCCTGGTAATGGCAATCAGTCACGGCCAATGGGCGCAGCTGCCTCCAAACGCAAAGACAGCGCCCATAATGAGCTGTACTATGAGGAGGCAGACTATGAGAGGAGAGTACGCAAGCGCAGAGCCAG GCTGGTCGTGGCTGTAGAGGAGGCTTTTACACATGTGCGCCGCATGAAGAAAGAGGATGAACAGGCTACTCCATCTGACATCATGGATGTCCGTGAAGCTGCTCTGGCTGTGTTCCCATCTCTGGCCCGGGCCCTGCAGAAGTACCTCCGTACCACCAGGAGGCAGCATTGCCACAGCATGGAAAGCATTCAGAAGCACCTTTCCTTCTGCTTGGTTAACAACATGAGTCCAAAG gcaTTCCTAGAGACGTACCTGTCCCCGGGGCCCACCCTGCAGTATGGCCGTGAGCGCTGGATGGCTGACCAGTGGACACTAGTGAGTGAAGCCTCTGTCACCACAGGTCTGAAGCAGGGCACAGAGTTCCTGCTCAAGTGTCTGGACTTTAGTTTAGCCGTCACTGTCAAAGGCATCCCTTACATCCGCCTCACGGAGGAGTACGTCGACCCCAAGTCCCACAAATTTTTGCTGCTGCTCCAGTCGGAAACATCAGTTtag
- the LOC117388847 gene encoding helix-loop-helix protein 1-like has protein sequence MTLTSDQTLLWTETTSSMGLGGRMPSQSREERRRRRRATPKYRCAHASRERVRVVAFNVAFAELRKLLPILPPDKKLSKIEILRLAIRYISYLSHVLDV, from the coding sequence ATGACGCTGACTTCGGACCAGACCTTATTGTGGACCGAAACAACCTCCTCAATGGGCCTCGGAGGACGCATGCCCAGTCAGAGcagggaggaaaggagacgaAGGAGGCGCGCCACCCCCAAATACCGCTGTGCGCACGCGAGCAGAGAGCGTGTGCGTGTGGTGGCTTTCAACGTGGCGTTTGCTGAGCTCAGAAAACTGCTCCCCATCCTGCCTCCGGACAAGAAACTGTCCAAGATAGAGATACTCAGACTGGCCATTCGTTACATTTCATACCTCAGTCACGTGCTGGATGTGTAA